DNA sequence from the Peptoniphilus sp. GNH genome:
TATCAAAACTTCTCTTCCGTCTTGTCTTACTCCTACAATCTCTGTGTCCTTATAACCAAACATGAAATCAACATGAATTATAGAGTCATTTACTCCTCTTTTTTTCAACTCATCCTCGCTCATTTGATCTCCATTTTCTATACAAGTAGGATATGCCTTTCCCAAAGCCAAGTGGCAAGAGGCATTTTCGTCATAAAGAGTCTCAAAAAACAATCTATTTGTATTCGATATAGGCGAATCATAAGGCACTAATGCCACTTCTCCAAGATGTCTTGCTCCCTCATCCATGTTTAACATATTTTCTAAAATTTCTCTGCCCTTTTTGGCATCAAAATCTACAACTTTTCCATCCTTAAACTTAAACCAAAAGTCCTCAATCACATTGCCATTATAATTTAAAGGCTTGCTTGCATATACAAGTCCATTTACCCTATCCCTGTGAGGCATAGAAAATACTTCTTCAGTTGGAATATTGGCAACAAATCTTTCTCCTCTTAAATTGTCCTCACCGCAAGCTTGGAATACATAAGACTCAGGTAGACCAACTTCCAAATCAGTTCCATTAGATGACTTAATTTTAAGTTTTGTAAACTTATTTTCGTTTAGAAAATCTGCATTTTCGCCCATGAGTTTGATGTGAGCCTCCCAATTTTTAACAGGATCCTCATCCACTCTGGACACATCCAAAATCAATTCCCATAATTTTTCGACAGCAAGTTCATCGTCCATACCTTCGAAAATCATCCTTGCCCAAGCCTTGGTTGGTGCTCCCACAACACACCAAGACACCTTATTTCGCATTTGTTCAGCCGCAAAATGTTTAAGAGCTTGGCTTTGTGCTTTTCCAGCTGCCATAAGCTTTTGCGGATCTAAACCCTTTAGCCCATTAGGATCTTCACCTATAAGAGCAATCAGCTTGTAATTATTATCCACAAAATGATTTTGTTCATCTATAAAATATTGAGGTATATCAGTCAACACTTTTTCTGCCACATTTTCAAATCTGAGCGCATTTAATTTTATATCTCTGAAATTAGTCTTTACATCCTTTGCTCCAGCCTTGTAGGCTTCCTCTGCTAAAACTCGAACAAATTCGTAGTTTTCAACCGGTGCCCTTATTACTAAAACATCTTTTGGATTAATGCCCAAACCTGTATTTACAATCAAGTTTGCATACTTTCTAATTCTATCTTTTAAATTCATAATTTCACCTCTGTTTTTTATTTTATCATACTATAGTCAAAAATCCTCTGCTATAATTAAGTTAGGAGGTATAAAATGACACCACACAATATAGCGAAAAAAGGAGAAATAGCCAAAACAGTTCTTATGCCGGGAGACCCCCTAAGAGCCAAATTTATGGCTGAAACTTTTCTTAAAGATAGCAAGCAGGTAAACAATGTCAGAAATATGTTTGCCTACACTGGAACTTATAAGCAAAAACCCGTTACAATTATGGGATCTGGTATGGGATGCCCTTCTATGGGAATCTATTCTTATGAGCTTTTTAAGTTCTATGATGTAGACAACATAGTGAGAATCGGCTCATGTGGAGCCTTTCAAGAAGATTTAGAACTCTATGATATAATACTTGCCCAAGGAGCATGTACCAATTCAAACTACGCTGAGCAATATCAGCTGGGCGGAGTCTTTTCTGCCATTTCAAGCTTCGAGCTGCTAGAAAAGGCTTATAGATCCGCCAAAGAAAAGGGAATCAAAACTCACGTCGGCAATATCTTATCCTCTGATATCTTTTATAGTGCAATAGAAGACTATTGGAAGCCCTGGGCTAAGATGGGTGTACTAGCTGTTGATATGGAGGCCTATGCCCTCTATTCAAACGCTCAGTACTTAGGCAAAAATGCCCTCACAATCCTAACAGTTTCTGATTCTCTTGTAAGCAAAAAAGAAACAAGTGCCGAAGAAAGAGAAAAGAATTTCAAAGACATGGTAGAAATTGCCCTTGAGCTTGCATAATTTTTTATTTTTTTAAATTAGTGTTTGACAAATTTATCTTGATGGTCTATGATTGTTTACAATATAAAATGTTGATTAGAAAATAGTAGCCTTTGAGCTAGTCTTAAGAGAGTCGATGGGTGGTGCGAATCGATGACAAACTGAAGGTGAATGGGTCTATGAATGCGAGGCGAATCACAGTAGCTAAGACGGATCTCCCGTTATCGAGATAGAATATGTCAGTATTCGAAAAAGATGCACACTTGTGCAAAAAGGATGGCACCGCGAACAACCATTTGCTCCTTTATTGGGGCAAGTGGTTTTTTTATTTTCTAACACTTTTTAAATTTTTTTTGGAGGAAGAAAAAATGAAAACGAAAAATATGGTTATGGCAGCAGTTCTCTTGGCGATAGGTACAGTATTACATCTTATTTGTCCGCCTATATTTGGTATAACTCCCGACTTCTTATTGGCTACTATGTTTGTTTCTATAACATTTAATAAGAATGTAAAAGGCACACTTGCCATCGGCGCAGCAGCAGGCATCTTGACAGCGCTTATTACAAAATTTCCTGGAGGACAAATCCCCTCACTTTTTGATAAAACAATCTCTGCCCTTTGTTTTCTCACCATGCTAAAAGCTTTGAGTGCAGGCAAAAAAGATCCTTCTTTGATTCAAGTTTCATGCCTTACATTTATAAATACTATAATTTCAGGTCTTGTATTTCTTTATGTAGGTCTTTTGCTCGCAACGCTTTCTTCTAATACAGATGCTTTAAATATCTTCTCATCAGGTATGGGCAAACTTATAATAGTTGTAGTAGTACCAGCCGCCCTTGCCAACTTGATATTTGCATCCTTTATGTATAAGTTGGTCTTTGTAACAGTAAGAGAAAGAATCAGATCTTGAAATTCAAGCTAAAAAGCCCCAGAAGATATAAAATAAAATTTAAAAAATCTTCTGGAGCTTTTTTGCATATAATATTTAATTTTTAGTCTATTTATTTTCCATTTTTTACATAAGAGGTCCAAATACTCTAAGAACAACTCCCAAAAATCTCTCAATCCAAGGGCTTTTATTTATGTCTTCTAGCTTAATCTTTCTGCTTTGAGCAAGCTTGGTGTCAAAATCTTTTTGTATATCGAAAACATCTCCATAGATGACTACCCCATTTTCAAAATGTAAATACAGACTTCTAAAATCCAAGTTTACAGTCCCAACAGTTGCTATCCTCTTATCCGAAACAAATACCTTGGAATGGATAAAGCCTGGCGTGTATTCATAAATCTCAACGCCTGCTTCTATAAGCTCTTTATAGTAGCCTCTTGCAACCAAAAATGGAATTTTTTTGTCTGGTATCTTGGGCATTATTATCCTGACCTTGACTCCTTTTTTGGCTGTAAATTTAAGCCCAGTAATCATTTCTGAACCCAGAATCAAATAAGGTGAAATTATATCCACATAATCCTTGGAAAGATTCAAAATATTGGTGTATATATTTTCTGCAATTGATTCTCCGTCATCAGGGGCATCACCATAGGGAATATAAAAATTTTGCCCCTCTGATCTTTTGTAGTCTATACCTGTGTAGTCTGACAAGTGGATGACCTCTTCGCCTTGAATGTTATACATCTCCAAAAACATAGCTGTAAAAGATTTGACAGCCTCTCCCTCGATTTTTATGGCATTATCTGCCCAATATCCAAAAGGACTTTTGAGATTTAAATATTCATCAGCTATATTCATCCCGCCCGTAAAAGCCACCTTGCCATCCACAACCAAAATTTTTCTGTGATCTCTATTATTTTGATATGTAGATAAAATTGGCGCTATCGGATTGAAAATTTTTGCCTTTATCCCCATCTCCGCCAATCTTTTTTCAAAATCAGATGGAAGAAAGAGCATAGTAGCCCCATCATACATGAGCCTTACTTCTACACCGCTCTTGGCCTTTTTCTCCAATATTTCCAAGACTTCATCCAAAAAATCTCCACTTTTTATTATAAAATATTCCATGAAGATAAATTTCTCGGCCCTTTCAAGCTCTTCTAAAATAGCTGGTGCAGCCTCTTCTCCAGAGCTGTAATAAGAAGATATCGTGTTTTTATATATGGGATAAGTCCCCCTAGAATATAGGTAGTCAAAAAGTCTTGCAAAGCGAGAATCTTTTTGTCTAAATTCTTCCATGACTTCTGCATTTTGCTTAAAATTTTTTCTGGTCTTTTCAATATTTTTTTCCAATTTTCTTATAATCTTGGAAGTGCCGGGCATGAGCTTTATAAAAATGTAAAGCAAGCCACCAAAGACCGGAAATATACCCATCGGAACTACCCATGATAGCTTATATGACGGATGCAGATCCTGAGTTGCAATATAAATTACCAAGACGATACCCAAAAGAGTCAACAAAACTGTAAGAGTAGACGAATATGAACCTATTCTCAAAATCGCAATAAGCAAAATTACAAGTTGAATCGCAAACAAAACAGCCGTCAAAATTATAGGTCTGTCCTTTATATTGTGCTTCTTATTTAAAATTTTCTCCTTGGGATTCATCTTATCATTATTCAATAATAATCACATCCTTGGGATATGAATTTAAAACCTCGCAGCCGTTTTCTGTAACTAAAACAAGATCTTCAATCCTAACCCCCACCTTGTCCTTTATATAAATTCCTGGCTCAATCGAAAAAATATTGCCAACCTCAACAGGAAGATCATATGCCATGCTGACATCTGGTAATTCATGGACTTCGCTTCCTATAAAATGACCCGTCCTATGAGTGAAATACTCCCCATAGCCTTTTTCGCTTATATAATCCCTTGCAAGAGCATCTATATCTTTCAAAAGCACACCCGGTCTTATACCTGCAATGGCTCTTTGATTTGCCTCTTTTACAATTTCATAAACCTTCTTAGACTCCTCATCTGCTCTCTTGTAGAAAAAAGTCCTTGTCATATCAGAACAATACCCCTTATAGATACATCCCATATCCACCACGATAGAGTCTCCAACAGATGGTCTTGAATCGTCATTTTCATGATGAGGATCGGCAGCATTTTTCCCATAGGCAACTATGGGTTCAAAAGAGTAGTCATAAGAGCCATACTCTTTATAAAAATCAATCAACTTAGCTGCCATCTCTTTCTCTGTCCTATTCTTAGAAAGCTCCACTCTCATAAGCTCCATAGCAGCATCATTTATCTTTGATGCCTTTCTCATAAGTTCAATCTCTTTATCATCCTTCACAGCTCTCAAAGAGTCCACCAAAAAAGATGCCAAAACAAAAGACTTGTCCTTATTCATATCCATCAAAGGCAAAAGAAATCTAGCCGGCATAATCTTGTCTATACCTATAATGTTTCCGCTTAGGTGTCTAGATAGAGCTTTTTCTTTATTGTCAGTATCCAAAATCCAATCATAAGAAAAACCCTCAAGCTCTGGCCTTAGAAAAAGCTTATTAATTACAAATACAGGCTTTTCATTTTGAGAAATTATAAGACAAGCAAGCCTCTCTCCCGGTTCAATCATCTCCCCGGTCAAATAATTTATCGAATATTTATCAGTTATCAAAACACAATCTATATTTTCTTTCGCCATATTTCTTTGTAGCAAATTAATTCTCGTCATCATATTCCTCCTTATAACTTTAGTTGATTATATAATAAAATTACAAATAAAAAAAGCCGATAGCATTCGGCTCTTTTTACAATAAATATACAAATTTTACATGAAAATCTGCTAATCCTCCTGAGCTTTTACAAGCAAAATAAAAATCAATTAAGGCTTGCCTTATAAATAGAATCAATACTCTTTCCAAGCAAATCGTCAAATTCTTTATCGCTTTGATTCTTAGAAAGTCCCTCAGTCAAAGCTCTTGAAAAAGAAGCTATCATCCTATCATTTCTAGACAGGCGCTTGTTGGCTTCATCTCTAGAATATCCACCAGAAAGAGCAACTATCCTCACAACTTGTGGGAAATCATACAAGTCTTTGAATAAATTATCCTTACTTGGAATTGTAAACTTAAACATCACATAGTAATCTGAAGGCAAACCTTTAAGTTCCTCAACTACAAACTCCTTCATCTTGGCCTCAATCTTTTCCTTATCAGCAGAATTTATATCCACTTCAGGCTCAATAATCGGCACAAAACCAGCCTTACAAATTTTCTTTGCATAATCAAATTGTTGTTTTACAACCTTTCCTATCATCTCTTCATCATATTCTTTTATAAGAGATCTCATCTTAGTTGCAAAAATATTTCTTTGCTTAGCAGTCTCTAAAAGTTCATCAAGCCCCTTCATCTCCTTCATAAGAGAAGAGCCTCTAAACTCATCAGCTAGTCCCTCATCGACCTTTAGAATTGGCACTATACCCTTCTTTTCCCAGAGAAAATCCGCCGTATAAAGACCATCAATCTTAGAATTCATAGTCTTTTTAAATAAAATTGCTCCCAAAATTTTTTCTTTATCAAAACTTGAAGACTTGATAATTCTAGTTCTCATCTCGTGAACTTTTTCAAACATCTCGTCTTCATTCTTGTATTCATCCTCCATGACCCCATAAAGTCTAAGGGCCTTGGGAGTAGACCCACCGCTTTGGTCCAAAGCTGCTATGAAGCCCTTGTCCTCTCTCATTCTCTTTAACTGTGCTTGATTCATTATACCCTCCAATTTTTACTATAACTAATCCTATAATCTTCACGCATATTTAGGCCATGCCCTTGTCTATTGCTCTTTTTATATGAATGTATCGAAACAGACATAATAAAAAATAAAATCAAAAGTACCCAGGCCCACCAGATCTTATGTATCGGTTTTCTCATACTATCACCTACATACTTTAATTATACCATGATTCTTGCCACTTATAAGAAAAAAAGAGAGATTAGAAATATCCAATCCCTCTAAAGAAAAATCCTATAAATTATCTAGTGCTTTTTAAATTATTTTCAATAATCTTGCCATCGCGAATAAATACTAAAGTCTTATTAACATTATCGGGATCAGTAATTCTAAGGCCATAATTGGTGCCCTTGTCATCTCTAATCTGTAAACTATAATCTTTAATCACACTAATCTCATCATTAAAAGCATTTTTAAAATCATCATCCACTGTATCATTATCTCTTAGATGCCTATAAAAATTTGCAGCCAAATCCTTGGGAATTAGATTAAAAGTAGCATTCTTTTTATCAAAAGAAATATCCCCACGATCACTTACATTATCTTGCAAAACTTTAATATAAGACTCTGGATTCTTATCTTTAACGATAATTTTATGATCCAAATTAGCCTTCTTGCCCGCATTTTCTATTTGCTTCTTCTTTTCCAAAGAAAGAGCTGCAGGAGTATCTCCTACAAAAACAGTAGAATTATCATCATCCCAATTAACTTTTTCGCCAAAAAGTTCTGCCACAGCCCTTAGTGGCACAAAAGTCCTACTTTTTATAATCTTGGCTGGAGTATCAAGAGAAATTTCATCATTATTTTTGCCATCAGATAGACTTATAACTTTTGAATCTATCTTCAATGTAAGCCTCTTTGCATCCTTAGAAATTTGCACTTCACGGTGAGCATTATCCCAAAACACATCATAACCTAAGCTTTCACTAATAACACGAATCGGCACTAGAGTTCTACCATTTTTTATAAGAGGCATGACATCACTTTTGACCTCATTTCCTCTAACTACTATCTTAATATCTCTTGCTGCAAAAGCCTTGCCAGTTAACAAGAGAGCAAAAAGAACAAAAATAAATAAAAACCGTCTTAACTTCATAAAGGCCCTCACTTTCATATAATAAAAGGACCTGGCATAGATTAATGGATAATCTTGCCATGTCCTCTATAGTCTTTAATCTATCTAAACATATTTTAAAAATGTATCCTCACATCTACTCTAAAATCTCAATCCACGTCTCATCTAAACTATTTAAAGGTCTTCTATACCTATGAGTATGACCAGCTTCCACGATTTCATAGTATGCCCAGTGAGAAGCATCAATATCAGGGAAGACTTTGACCTTGTCCTTGACAAGACGAAGCCCCGATTCACTTACCTTTCTCTTTGCATAATGATTTAAAAGCTTAGCAGCTTCAGCACGGCTCAAATAATCATCAGGCTTAAAAGTGCCATCAAGATATCCGTCAATTCTGCCATTACCATACTCTTGATTAATGGCATCCTCAAACTTATGACCCCTTATATCAGGATAAGGCGACTTGGCATCATTTTTAGTATCCAGAATCGACAAGGCATAAGCAAACTCTCCACGAGTCATAGGCGCATTAGGGCGAAGCTTCTTGCCGTCAGCTAGGAGCATATTTAACTCCACAGCCTTATTTAAGGCTCCATTATACCAACCAGACGGTGTATCGACAAAGTCCAATTTCTTTTTATTTGACAAATCTTTTCCTGCCAAACGCAAGATCATCGTAACAGCCTCAGCTCGGCTCACTCGTCCCTCAGGCCTAATAGTCTTATCTTCATAACCTCTAATATAAATATAGTGGATGCCTTCCTCCATCTCCACGCTATCCGATCGTCTTCCAATATATGGACGCACTATAAGACCCCCACGATTTGGTATATGAGGAATCGGAGGTGTCGGTGGTTGTGGCGGCATAGGTGGTATCGGTGGTTGTGGCGGTGGCGTAGGTGGTGTCGGTGGTTGTGGTGGTGTCGGTGGATTTGGAACAACTTTCTCTTTGAAAGATGCCTTAAAAGTTTCTGCTTCACTTACCATTCCTGTACTTGGTATATCCTTATTCCATTTATCTAATTCATACTTTTCTTTTGGATCACCTTGAGTTTGAGGAAGTGTAATTCCCGTTTCTGTCCAAAGAGTATCTTTTAGAACCTTATAGGCAACTTTCTTCACCAATTTTTCCGGACTTGCCCCTGGCATAATTAATTTACCATTATCTCCAGCTTCAAACATCACAGTTACATACTGGTCTTTGTCAGTATCAGGAATTTGTGGTTCCTCTCCAGGCCCATCTGGATTAAATGGTCCATAGGTTACTTGTTTCCATCTCGCTTCTAAACTAGTATCACCACTAATTGGTGTTGAAAATTCAAATTTTGAATCTTCTCCTTCTTTAAACCAGCCTTGGAAAATGAAATTTTTCTTTTTAGGAGCTTCTGGCTCTGTTGCAGTCTTATTCTTTTGAACGACTTGTGGACGAGGTTTTGGACTCCCACCCTTTGCATCAAAAGTTACAGTAAAAGAATCTTCTGGTAGCAGTTTGATGGTCCAACCATCTACAAAGTTTCCAGATGTAGAAACCTTAAAAGTTTTACTTGAGCCATTCTTCAAAACACAAGTAATTGTATTTTCATTTGTTTGACCCTCTAATTTAATGGTGTTTAAATAAACATCATCTAAATTAGGTAAATAGATACTTGGATTTAAAAGTCTTTGATTTCCGCTATCAGATCTTATGATGGTTTCTCCACCTGCTTTTGGAAGATAATATCGAACAACTTTTTCTTTCCCGGCCTTAGTTCTCCCGGTAAAGCGTCCAATTGGATTATCTTTTAACTCGACGCCATCAGGTAGTTCAAGCTTTATCTTAGAAGCAGCTACTTGATAAATATCATAATCAAATACAAGTTGCTTATCTCCGTCTTTATAAGACCCGTTAGAATAGAACTCTTTTAAATTGAACTTAAACTTTTCGCTTTGAAAATCATGAGCATAATGGTATAACCTTATTTCATTATTTACAAGGTAATAGGCCTCCGTCTCCCCTAAAGAAACTTCTCCTGCTTGAGTGATTGTTCTAGTTATAGGAGTTCCTTCGCTGACCTCTTTTCCACTTTCGTCATATCTTAATTTCTGAATGACTATCTTCGGAGAATTTCCTTCGAATATATTCATATTCTTGTGGCCATCTTGGTCAATGAAATTTTTAAGATTCACCTTTACAATTAATTCATGCTTAATCTTCAAAATATCGGGATTGATATTTTGTTGCACATTATTAATTCTTAAATTGGCTGCTCTTAAATTCTCAATTTCCAACCCACCATTTACATTGGCAGATTTAGCCAAAGTTTGAAAAGAATTTTTTCCATGTTCCTTATATAGGTTTTTCATGGCTTCAAAATCGAAAAGACTTTCAAACTCATTATTATCTTTATTTAGAAGATTATAAATATCTTGAATGTCTTTTTCATTCCACTGAGGTTCAACTACAACTCTCTGTTGATTCGTTTTAGTTTCATAAGCAAAAATATTTATTGGAAGAAGTGTGAATATAAACAGTAGAGACAAAACAAATGAAAGTATTCTATTTTTCATCCTTTACTTCTACCTCCTTTAAATTTAGGATAAAGCCCAAATACTTGGGCTTATCCTTATTGCTTATGGTTGAGATCCTTCTGCTGCTGCTTGTGGTTGGTCCGTAGGAGGAGTAACATTTTCATATGTCTGTCCTCTTACTGTCATAATAGCCGGTGTGTTGAATTTACTAATATCATTATTTGATACATCTTTTATAACGATAGCATAAATACGGTCATTGGCAGCCAATCCATTTTCATCGGAAATACTTAAACTTCCCATTCCTGCCACCATCTTAACTTCTCCTAAAACCGTTTCAGTTCCACCAATGTTGAACTTAGAAATCTTAACAGTTGCACCTTCTTCAGCAAATACAAGTATTTCTTTTTCGCCAGCATAGGCTTGTTCAATCATTACTTTTTTGATTTTGCTCTTATCAAAGCTATTGTTTTTGTCTACATCATTAGTTGATGTTTTTTTCTCAGAAATATTTGCAAGATTATCCTTTGCAGTTAAGGTATATTCATCACCAGTAGTTATAGGCATATCTATTTTAAATGTTCCGTCTGTACCAATTTCAACAAAGGTATCGGTTGGATTTGCACCTGTTCCTTTAATCTTAACCCAATAAACTCCTGCCGTATCTGTTACCTTACCAGTTATTGTGGCTAAATAAGGTGTCTTCTTTACAATCTTAACATCCGTAAATGTAGGACCTGCCAAATCAAGAGTTATAGTACTTGACGTCTTTTCATTCATTCCCGGTTTTGTTACCTTAACCTTTACAATGTCTTTATCTGCTACAGTGTTTGGAATTTCTACAAAGTTATCGCCATTTTGTGGATTTGTAACAGTAGCTACTTCTGTACCATCTTCTTTTACAATTTTATAGGTTGCTCCTGTTGTTGGATCATTTGAAAAGTTAACCTTTAGAACCTTTTTAGCAGAATTATTATCATCCTTTTTATCAGCAGGAAGAG
Encoded proteins:
- a CDS encoding aminopeptidase; the encoded protein is MNLKDRIRKYANLIVNTGLGINPKDVLVIRAPVENYEFVRVLAEEAYKAGAKDVKTNFRDIKLNALRFENVAEKVLTDIPQYFIDEQNHFVDNNYKLIALIGEDPNGLKGLDPQKLMAAGKAQSQALKHFAAEQMRNKVSWCVVGAPTKAWARMIFEGMDDELAVEKLWELILDVSRVDEDPVKNWEAHIKLMGENADFLNENKFTKLKIKSSNGTDLEVGLPESYVFQACGEDNLRGERFVANIPTEEVFSMPHRDRVNGLVYASKPLNYNGNVIEDFWFKFKDGKVVDFDAKKGREILENMLNMDEGARHLGEVALVPYDSPISNTNRLFFETLYDENASCHLALGKAYPTCIENGDQMSEDELKKRGVNDSIIHVDFMFGYKDTEIVGVRQDGREVLIFENGNWAKK
- the deoD gene encoding purine-nucleoside phosphorylase; the encoded protein is MTPHNIAKKGEIAKTVLMPGDPLRAKFMAETFLKDSKQVNNVRNMFAYTGTYKQKPVTIMGSGMGCPSMGIYSYELFKFYDVDNIVRIGSCGAFQEDLELYDIILAQGACTNSNYAEQYQLGGVFSAISSFELLEKAYRSAKEKGIKTHVGNILSSDIFYSAIEDYWKPWAKMGVLAVDMEAYALYSNAQYLGKNALTILTVSDSLVSKKETSAEEREKNFKDMVEIALELA
- a CDS encoding tryptophan transporter, with protein sequence MKTKNMVMAAVLLAIGTVLHLICPPIFGITPDFLLATMFVSITFNKNVKGTLAIGAAAGILTALITKFPGGQIPSLFDKTISALCFLTMLKALSAGKKDPSLIQVSCLTFINTIISGLVFLYVGLLLATLSSNTDALNIFSSGMGKLIIVVVVPAALANLIFASFMYKLVFVTVRERIRS
- the cls gene encoding cardiolipin synthase, coding for MNNDKMNPKEKILNKKHNIKDRPIILTAVLFAIQLVILLIAILRIGSYSSTLTVLLTLLGIVLVIYIATQDLHPSYKLSWVVPMGIFPVFGGLLYIFIKLMPGTSKIIRKLEKNIEKTRKNFKQNAEVMEEFRQKDSRFARLFDYLYSRGTYPIYKNTISSYYSSGEEAAPAILEELERAEKFIFMEYFIIKSGDFLDEVLEILEKKAKSGVEVRLMYDGATMLFLPSDFEKRLAEMGIKAKIFNPIAPILSTYQNNRDHRKILVVDGKVAFTGGMNIADEYLNLKSPFGYWADNAIKIEGEAVKSFTAMFLEMYNIQGEEVIHLSDYTGIDYKRSEGQNFYIPYGDAPDDGESIAENIYTNILNLSKDYVDIISPYLILGSEMITGLKFTAKKGVKVRIIMPKIPDKKIPFLVARGYYKELIEAGVEIYEYTPGFIHSKVFVSDKRIATVGTVNLDFRSLYLHFENGVVIYGDVFDIQKDFDTKLAQSRKIKLEDINKSPWIERFLGVVLRVFGPLM
- a CDS encoding Xaa-Pro peptidase family protein; translated protein: MTRINLLQRNMAKENIDCVLITDKYSINYLTGEMIEPGERLACLIISQNEKPVFVINKLFLRPELEGFSYDWILDTDNKEKALSRHLSGNIIGIDKIMPARFLLPLMDMNKDKSFVLASFLVDSLRAVKDDKEIELMRKASKINDAAMELMRVELSKNRTEKEMAAKLIDFYKEYGSYDYSFEPIVAYGKNAADPHHENDDSRPSVGDSIVVDMGCIYKGYCSDMTRTFFYKRADEESKKVYEIVKEANQRAIAGIRPGVLLKDIDALARDYISEKGYGEYFTHRTGHFIGSEVHELPDVSMAYDLPVEVGNIFSIEPGIYIKDKVGVRIEDLVLVTENGCEVLNSYPKDVIIIE
- a CDS encoding fructose bisphosphate aldolase, coding for MNQAQLKRMREDKGFIAALDQSGGSTPKALRLYGVMEDEYKNEDEMFEKVHEMRTRIIKSSSFDKEKILGAILFKKTMNSKIDGLYTADFLWEKKGIVPILKVDEGLADEFRGSSLMKEMKGLDELLETAKQRNIFATKMRSLIKEYDEEMIGKVVKQQFDYAKKICKAGFVPIIEPEVDINSADKEKIEAKMKEFVVEELKGLPSDYYVMFKFTIPSKDNLFKDLYDFPQVVRIVALSGGYSRDEANKRLSRNDRMIASFSRALTEGLSKNQSDKEFDDLLGKSIDSIYKASLN
- a CDS encoding copper amine oxidase N-terminal domain-containing protein — its product is MKLRRFLFIFVLFALLLTGKAFAARDIKIVVRGNEVKSDVMPLIKNGRTLVPIRVISESLGYDVFWDNAHREVQISKDAKRLTLKIDSKVISLSDGKNNDEISLDTPAKIIKSRTFVPLRAVAELFGEKVNWDDDNSTVFVGDTPAALSLEKKKQIENAGKKANLDHKIIVKDKNPESYIKVLQDNVSDRGDISFDKKNATFNLIPKDLAANFYRHLRDNDTVDDDFKNAFNDEISVIKDYSLQIRDDKGTNYGLRITDPDNVNKTLVFIRDGKIIENNLKSTR
- a CDS encoding S-layer homology domain-containing protein — protein: MKNRILSFVLSLLFIFTLLPINIFAYETKTNQQRVVVEPQWNEKDIQDIYNLLNKDNNEFESLFDFEAMKNLYKEHGKNSFQTLAKSANVNGGLEIENLRAANLRINNVQQNINPDILKIKHELIVKVNLKNFIDQDGHKNMNIFEGNSPKIVIQKLRYDESGKEVSEGTPITRTITQAGEVSLGETEAYYLVNNEIRLYHYAHDFQSEKFKFNLKEFYSNGSYKDGDKQLVFDYDIYQVAASKIKLELPDGVELKDNPIGRFTGRTKAGKEKVVRYYLPKAGGETIIRSDSGNQRLLNPSIYLPNLDDVYLNTIKLEGQTNENTITCVLKNGSSKTFKVSTSGNFVDGWTIKLLPEDSFTVTFDAKGGSPKPRPQVVQKNKTATEPEAPKKKNFIFQGWFKEGEDSKFEFSTPISGDTSLEARWKQVTYGPFNPDGPGEEPQIPDTDKDQYVTVMFEAGDNGKLIMPGASPEKLVKKVAYKVLKDTLWTETGITLPQTQGDPKEKYELDKWNKDIPSTGMVSEAETFKASFKEKVVPNPPTPPQPPTPPTPPPQPPIPPMPPQPPTPPIPHIPNRGGLIVRPYIGRRSDSVEMEEGIHYIYIRGYEDKTIRPEGRVSRAEAVTMILRLAGKDLSNKKKLDFVDTPSGWYNGALNKAVELNMLLADGKKLRPNAPMTRGEFAYALSILDTKNDAKSPYPDIRGHKFEDAINQEYGNGRIDGYLDGTFKPDDYLSRAEAAKLLNHYAKRKVSESGLRLVKDKVKVFPDIDASHWAYYEIVEAGHTHRYRRPLNSLDETWIEILE